The Streptomyces sp. Mut1 genome window below encodes:
- a CDS encoding aspartate aminotransferase family protein — protein MKDDEPKGFDLARLLAERGAERYELHTKHLNHQLPRMLHTIGFDKVYERAEGAHFWDADGNDYLDMLAGFGVMGLGRHHPVVRKAVHDVLDASLADLTRFDCQPLPGLLAEKLLSHSPHLDRVFFGNSGTEAVETALKFARYATGRPRILYCDHAFHGLTTGSLSVNGEGGFRDGFAPLLPDTAIELGDLDALRRELKRGDVAALVVEPIQGKGVHAAPPGFLREAQELLHKHKALLIADEVQTGLGRTGDFYAYQHEEGVEPDLVCVAKALSGGYVPVGATVGKDWIFKRVYSSMDRVLVHSASFGSNAQAMAAGLAVLSVMEDEETVAHARRTGDLLRERLSALVGRYELLHEVRGRGLMIGIEFGRPTSLKLRSRWTMLQAARKGLFAQMVVVPLLQKHRILTQVSGDHLEVIKLIPPLVIDDADVDRFVSAFTAVMDDAHSGGGLMWDFGRTLVKQAVANR, from the coding sequence ATGAAGGACGACGAGCCCAAGGGCTTCGATCTGGCGCGGCTTCTCGCCGAGCGCGGCGCCGAACGCTACGAGCTGCACACCAAGCACCTCAACCACCAGCTCCCGCGCATGCTGCACACCATCGGCTTCGACAAGGTCTACGAACGGGCCGAGGGCGCGCACTTCTGGGACGCGGACGGCAACGACTACCTGGACATGCTCGCCGGTTTCGGGGTGATGGGCCTCGGCCGGCACCACCCCGTCGTACGCAAGGCGGTGCACGACGTCCTGGACGCCTCGCTCGCCGACCTCACCCGCTTCGACTGCCAGCCGCTGCCGGGGCTGCTGGCCGAGAAGCTGCTGAGCCACAGCCCGCACCTGGACCGGGTGTTCTTCGGCAACAGCGGTACGGAGGCCGTCGAGACGGCGCTCAAGTTCGCCCGGTACGCCACCGGCAGGCCGAGGATCCTCTACTGCGACCACGCCTTCCACGGGCTGACGACCGGCTCCCTCTCGGTCAACGGCGAGGGCGGCTTCCGCGACGGCTTCGCCCCGCTGCTGCCCGACACCGCCATCGAACTCGGTGACCTCGACGCGCTGCGGCGGGAGCTCAAGCGCGGCGACGTGGCCGCGCTCGTGGTCGAGCCGATCCAGGGCAAGGGCGTGCACGCGGCGCCGCCCGGGTTCCTGCGCGAGGCGCAGGAGCTGCTGCACAAGCACAAGGCCCTCCTCATCGCCGACGAGGTGCAGACGGGTCTGGGCAGGACCGGCGACTTCTACGCGTACCAGCACGAGGAAGGCGTCGAACCCGATCTGGTCTGCGTCGCCAAGGCGCTCTCCGGCGGCTACGTCCCGGTCGGGGCGACGGTCGGCAAGGACTGGATCTTCAAGCGGGTCTACTCCTCCATGGACCGGGTCCTCGTCCACTCCGCGAGCTTCGGCTCCAACGCCCAGGCCATGGCGGCGGGACTCGCCGTGCTCTCGGTGATGGAGGACGAGGAGACCGTGGCGCACGCGCGCCGCACCGGGGACCTGCTGCGCGAGCGGCTGTCCGCCCTCGTCGGCCGCTACGAGCTGCTGCACGAGGTGCGGGGGCGCGGGCTGATGATCGGCATCGAGTTCGGCCGCCCCACCTCGCTGAAGCTGCGCAGCCGCTGGACCATGCTCCAGGCGGCCCGCAAGGGCCTCTTCGCGCAGATGGTGGTCGTGCCGCTGCTCCAGAAGCACCGCATCCTCACCCAGGTGTCCGGCGACCACCTCGAAGTGATCAAGCTGATCCCGCCGCTGGTGATCGACGACGCCGACGTGGACCGGTTCGTGAGCGCCTTCACGGCTGTCATGGACGACGCGCACAGCGGCGGCGGGCTGATGTGGGACTTCGGGCGGACCCTGGTCAAACAGGCGGTCGCCAACCGCTGA
- a CDS encoding helix-turn-helix domain-containing protein produces MNPPDDQVAEELPGVAPRLRDLRRGRGLTLETAAQRAGLSPAHLSRLETGRRQPSLPMLLQLARIYGTTVSELLGEMPPERDAIVRGRPFEGAAANGWMYQQAGGSGRAMQALRVRVPYGAQGDLVRVHPGEEWLYVLAGRLRVTLGDTVHDLAPGDSAHFDSLTPHRIVAPEPDGSELLFVHTLLQSSAAELCLGSAVHRR; encoded by the coding sequence ATGAACCCTCCGGACGACCAGGTGGCCGAGGAACTCCCCGGCGTCGCCCCACGCCTGCGCGACCTGCGCCGCGGCCGTGGCCTCACCCTGGAGACCGCGGCCCAGCGCGCCGGGCTCTCGCCCGCTCACCTGTCCCGGCTCGAAACGGGCCGGCGCCAGCCCTCGCTGCCGATGCTGCTGCAACTGGCCAGGATCTACGGTACGACGGTCTCCGAGCTGCTCGGCGAGATGCCCCCGGAACGTGACGCGATCGTCCGAGGCCGCCCCTTCGAGGGCGCTGCGGCCAACGGCTGGATGTACCAGCAGGCCGGCGGCTCCGGCCGGGCCATGCAGGCGCTCCGCGTCCGCGTCCCGTACGGAGCCCAGGGCGACCTGGTCCGCGTCCACCCCGGCGAGGAATGGCTGTACGTCCTGGCGGGCCGTCTGCGGGTGACCCTCGGTGACACGGTGCACGACCTGGCCCCCGGGGACAGCGCGCACTTCGACTCGCTCACTCCGCACCGGATCGTGGCCCCGGAGCCGGACGGCTCGGAGCTGCTCTTCGTCCACACCCTGCTCCAGAGCTCCGCCGCCGAGCTGTGTCTCGGCAGCGCAGTCCACCGTCGCTAG
- a CDS encoding DUF6126 family protein produces MSDSENYDPLTPAKRAGADTHEKKMPRGLVIRLFAYLVAGHVIAGFLYLLFAVGMHNQ; encoded by the coding sequence ATGTCCGATTCCGAGAACTACGACCCGCTCACCCCGGCCAAACGGGCGGGCGCCGACACGCACGAGAAGAAGATGCCCCGCGGGCTCGTCATCCGGCTGTTCGCCTACCTGGTGGCCGGGCACGTCATCGCCGGGTTCCTCTACCTGCTGTTCGCGGTGGGGATGCACAACCAGTAG
- a CDS encoding tyrosine-protein phosphatase has translation MTQQLPQTPPTEPVLAGVRNFRDVGGLPASDGRRVRYGSLYRSGHLAHATAEDTAFLTGLGLHTVFDFRNAADHKLDGLDVELPGVRNVSIPLSDPADGAEFWRMVRDGDMDELRSILADGKGTGRMVASYRAIILDRTAEHSRVLHALAEDSVPALMHCAAGKDRAGLSIAVTLLAVGVGREAIEADYLKSNDAHRRYRVRRSDTSPAGMSPEVMELLNPLFGAHPDYLASAFATIDETWGGTDRYLSDGLGLAPATLERLRERLLDEG, from the coding sequence GTGACGCAGCAGCTGCCGCAGACCCCGCCGACGGAGCCCGTGCTGGCCGGTGTCCGCAACTTCCGGGACGTGGGCGGACTGCCCGCCTCCGACGGCCGTCGGGTGCGGTACGGAAGCCTCTACCGCAGCGGCCACCTGGCCCACGCCACGGCCGAGGACACGGCCTTCCTCACCGGTCTCGGCCTGCACACCGTCTTCGACTTCCGCAACGCGGCGGACCACAAGCTGGACGGTCTCGACGTGGAGCTGCCGGGCGTGCGCAATGTGAGCATCCCGCTCAGCGACCCGGCGGACGGGGCCGAGTTCTGGCGGATGGTGCGCGACGGCGACATGGACGAGCTGCGCTCGATCCTGGCCGACGGGAAGGGGACCGGCCGCATGGTCGCCTCCTACCGCGCGATCATCCTGGACCGCACGGCCGAGCACAGCCGGGTCCTGCACGCGCTGGCCGAGGACAGCGTGCCGGCGCTGATGCACTGCGCGGCCGGCAAGGACCGGGCCGGGCTCTCCATCGCGGTGACGCTGCTGGCGGTGGGTGTCGGGCGCGAGGCCATCGAGGCCGACTACCTGAAGTCGAACGACGCGCACCGCCGCTACCGGGTCCGGCGCAGCGACACCTCGCCCGCCGGGATGTCGCCGGAGGTGATGGAGCTGCTGAACCCGCTGTTCGGCGCGCACCCCGACTACCTCGCCTCGGCGTTCGCGACCATCGACGAGACCTGGGGCGGCACCGACCGCTACCTCTCCGACGGGCTGGGGCTCGCGCCCGCCACCCTCGAACGGCTGCGCGAACGGCTCCTCGACGAGGGCTGA
- a CDS encoding alpha-galactosidase: protein MIETGDRGRTWLLTGASGSYALHLTGRHELLHLHWGPRISLAAAEALAAAPAPPGRGFESPLDGREEYPVEGGPRFVRPALSVRTDEVRGTAWVFTGDAVDGDELRISFDDPLHRLAITLHYRMRDDSDVIERWTTLTHTGPDGPPVELLRADAAAWSPPARDGWRLSRLHGRWAAETQLERTELAYGEHLLSSRRGHTGHQGLPWLALDADGAATEENGEVYGCALGWSGSWRIAVQRLPDGLVQITGGAGYDDSGLLRLAPGRSYTSPVFAGLWSAAGFGGASRAWHAWQLAHVIPDASEPRPVLYNSWEATRFDIAEDQQRALAERAAAMGVELFVVDDAWFGQRVSDRAGLGDWTPNPERFPDGLGPLARYVHGLGMRFGIWVEPEMVNPDSDLYRAHPDWVQHFPGRERTEFRNQLVLNLARPDVRAYLWERLDALLSTTPVDYVKWDFNRCFSDAGWPGADYPQRLWTEHVDGLYALIDRLRAAHPAVAFESCSGGGGRVDLGILSRTDQVWTSDNTDPLDRLAIQEGFGQIHPARVMAAWVTDSPNLQLNGRFSSLRFRFVSAMAGVLGIGGDLTEWSGAELDEARGWVELYKEIRPVVQLGELYRLRAPDSGLGAVQYVRGADTVVLMWLHAQRYGEEPPALRLRGLDPEATYTCLDTGAAHHGSVLLHHGLRTGLSGDLDARVLRLRRG from the coding sequence ATGATCGAGACGGGCGACCGGGGCCGGACCTGGCTGCTGACCGGGGCGAGCGGCAGCTACGCCTTGCATCTCACCGGCCGGCACGAGCTGCTGCACCTGCACTGGGGCCCGCGGATCTCCCTGGCCGCCGCCGAAGCCCTGGCCGCCGCACCCGCGCCGCCCGGCCGGGGCTTCGAGTCCCCGCTGGACGGCCGCGAGGAGTACCCGGTGGAGGGCGGCCCGCGGTTCGTGCGCCCCGCACTCTCGGTGCGCACCGACGAGGTGCGCGGGACCGCGTGGGTGTTCACGGGCGACGCCGTGGACGGCGACGAGCTGCGGATCTCCTTCGACGATCCGCTGCACCGCCTCGCGATCACCCTGCACTACCGGATGCGCGACGACTCCGACGTCATCGAGCGCTGGACCACGCTCACCCACACCGGACCGGACGGCCCGCCCGTCGAACTGCTCCGCGCCGACGCGGCGGCCTGGTCCCCGCCCGCCCGCGACGGCTGGCGGCTCAGCCGGCTGCACGGCCGCTGGGCGGCGGAGACCCAGCTGGAGCGCACCGAGCTGGCGTACGGGGAACACCTCCTGTCCAGCCGGCGCGGCCACACCGGCCACCAGGGCCTGCCCTGGCTCGCCCTGGACGCGGACGGCGCGGCCACCGAGGAGAACGGCGAGGTCTACGGCTGCGCCCTCGGCTGGTCCGGGTCCTGGCGCATCGCCGTACAGCGGCTGCCCGACGGGCTCGTACAGATCACCGGCGGCGCCGGCTACGACGACTCCGGGCTGCTGCGCCTCGCGCCCGGTCGGTCGTACACCAGCCCCGTCTTCGCCGGACTGTGGAGCGCGGCGGGCTTCGGCGGGGCCAGCCGCGCCTGGCACGCCTGGCAGCTCGCCCATGTGATCCCCGACGCTTCCGAGCCGCGCCCGGTCCTCTACAACTCCTGGGAGGCCACCCGGTTCGACATCGCGGAGGACCAGCAGCGGGCCCTCGCCGAGCGCGCGGCGGCGATGGGCGTCGAGCTGTTCGTCGTGGACGACGCCTGGTTCGGGCAGCGGGTGAGCGACCGGGCCGGGCTCGGCGACTGGACGCCGAACCCGGAGCGGTTCCCGGACGGGCTCGGCCCGCTCGCCCGGTATGTGCACGGGCTGGGCATGCGGTTCGGGATCTGGGTCGAGCCCGAGATGGTCAATCCCGACAGCGATCTCTACCGTGCCCACCCCGACTGGGTGCAGCACTTCCCCGGGCGGGAGCGGACGGAGTTCCGCAATCAGCTGGTCCTGAACCTGGCCCGCCCGGACGTGCGGGCGTATCTGTGGGAGCGGCTGGACGCGCTGCTGTCCACCACGCCGGTCGACTATGTGAAGTGGGACTTCAACCGCTGCTTCTCGGACGCGGGCTGGCCGGGCGCGGACTACCCGCAGCGGCTCTGGACCGAGCACGTGGACGGCCTGTACGCGCTGATCGACCGGCTGCGCGCCGCCCACCCCGCAGTCGCCTTCGAGTCCTGCTCGGGCGGGGGCGGCCGCGTCGACCTGGGCATCCTCTCCCGTACGGACCAGGTCTGGACGTCGGACAACACCGACCCGCTGGACCGCCTCGCCATCCAGGAGGGCTTCGGGCAGATCCATCCCGCCCGGGTGATGGCGGCCTGGGTCACGGACAGCCCGAACCTCCAGCTGAACGGCCGCTTCTCCTCGCTGCGCTTCCGGTTCGTGAGCGCCATGGCCGGGGTGCTGGGGATCGGCGGCGACCTCACCGAGTGGAGCGGGGCCGAGCTGGACGAGGCGCGCGGGTGGGTGGAGCTGTACAAGGAGATCCGCCCGGTCGTGCAGCTGGGGGAGCTGTACCGGCTGCGCGCGCCGGACAGCGGACTCGGCGCCGTGCAGTACGTGCGGGGCGCGGACACCGTCGTACTGATGTGGCTCCATGCCCAGCGGTACGGGGAGGAGCCGCCGGCCCTGCGGCTGCGCGGTCTCGATCCGGAGGCCACGTACACCTGCCTGGACACGGGGGCCGCGCACCACGGTTCGGTGCTGCTGCACCACGGCTTGCGCACCGGGCTGAGCGGGGACCTGGACGCGCGGGTGCTGCGGCTGCGGCGTGGGTGA
- a CDS encoding M23 family metallopeptidase, translating to MPISGKHRRPKSSTIARGVVAASAGGAVIALPLLGATGANAAEQAAPATSKSAAAHSTPAKSAKSAGTTTYSVVSGDYLSKIAAEHKLKGGWHKLYQDNRDVVGENPSLIFPGMKLTLGAKSAATASTTPSKAPARTEAKAAPKTEAKTTGTKTTTASESSSGASASQEAQAPAAQDNASGYVHPVPGNHTTAYRASGASWSSGSHTGIDFPVATGTSVKAITSGTVVTAGWGGAYGNEVVIKHADGHYSQYGHMSSLSVSAGQTVTAGQQIGLSGSTGNATGPHLHFEVRTGPAYGSDIDPIAYLASHGINV from the coding sequence ATGCCCATTTCGGGTAAGCACCGTCGTCCCAAGTCCAGCACCATCGCCCGTGGTGTCGTCGCCGCGAGCGCCGGCGGAGCCGTCATCGCTCTTCCGCTGCTCGGCGCCACCGGTGCCAACGCCGCGGAGCAGGCCGCCCCGGCCACCTCGAAGTCGGCCGCCGCGCACAGCACCCCGGCCAAGTCCGCGAAGAGCGCCGGCACCACCACCTACTCCGTCGTCTCCGGCGACTACCTGTCGAAGATCGCGGCCGAGCACAAGCTCAAGGGCGGCTGGCACAAGCTGTACCAGGACAACCGCGACGTCGTCGGCGAGAACCCGAGCCTGATCTTCCCGGGCATGAAGCTGACGCTCGGCGCCAAGTCGGCCGCGACCGCCTCCACCACCCCGTCGAAGGCCCCCGCCCGGACGGAGGCGAAGGCCGCCCCGAAGACCGAGGCCAAGACGACCGGCACGAAGACCACCACGGCCTCCGAATCCTCCTCCGGCGCCTCCGCGTCCCAGGAGGCCCAGGCCCCGGCCGCCCAGGACAACGCCTCCGGTTACGTCCACCCGGTCCCCGGCAACCACACCACCGCCTACCGCGCCTCCGGCGCCAGCTGGTCCAGCGGCAGCCACACCGGCATCGACTTCCCCGTCGCCACCGGCACCAGCGTGAAGGCCATCACCTCCGGCACCGTCGTCACCGCCGGCTGGGGCGGCGCCTACGGCAACGAGGTCGTCATCAAGCACGCCGACGGCCACTACTCGCAGTACGGCCACATGTCCTCGCTCTCCGTCTCGGCGGGCCAGACCGTGACCGCGGGCCAGCAGATCGGCCTCTCCGGCTCCACCGGCAACGCCACCGGCCCGCACCTCCACTTCGAGGTCCGCACCGGCCCGGCGTACGGCTCGGACATCGACCCGATCGCCTACCTGGCGTCGCACGGGATCAACGTCTGA
- a CDS encoding SGNH/GDSL hydrolase family protein has protein sequence MADDSRNIQQGVINRQGAIGSYAAIGDSFTEGVGDPGPDGTFVGWADRLAVLLADRLPEPGTAADAEVSPVPAHGDFRYANLAVRGRLLDQIVEEQVPRAKELAPDLVSFCAGGNDIIRPGTDPDDVAERFERAVADLTGSVGTVMITTGFDTRGVPVLRHLRGKIATYTAHVRAIADRYDCPVLDLWSLRSVQDRRAWDGDRLHLSPEGHTRVALRAAQVLGLDVPADPDQEWPPQPPRGTLEVRRDDIHWAREYLVPWIGRRLRGESSGDHVEPKRPDLLPL, from the coding sequence GTGGCAGACGATTCGAGAAACATCCAACAGGGCGTCATCAACCGACAGGGCGCCATCGGGTCGTACGCGGCGATTGGCGACAGTTTCACCGAGGGAGTCGGCGACCCCGGCCCGGACGGAACGTTCGTCGGCTGGGCCGACCGGCTCGCGGTCCTTCTCGCGGACCGGCTCCCGGAACCCGGCACGGCAGCGGACGCCGAGGTCTCACCCGTTCCCGCGCACGGGGATTTCCGGTACGCCAATCTCGCCGTACGAGGACGCCTCCTCGACCAGATAGTCGAGGAGCAGGTGCCCCGCGCCAAGGAACTCGCCCCCGATCTGGTGAGCTTCTGCGCCGGCGGCAACGACATCATCCGGCCCGGCACCGACCCCGACGACGTGGCCGAACGCTTCGAGCGCGCGGTCGCCGACCTGACCGGCTCGGTCGGCACCGTCATGATCACCACCGGCTTCGACACCCGTGGCGTGCCCGTGCTGCGCCATCTGCGCGGCAAGATCGCCACCTACACCGCCCACGTACGGGCCATCGCCGACCGCTACGACTGCCCGGTGCTCGACCTGTGGTCGCTGCGCTCCGTGCAGGACCGGCGCGCCTGGGACGGCGACCGGCTGCATCTGTCGCCCGAGGGGCACACCCGGGTCGCGCTGCGCGCCGCCCAGGTCCTCGGACTCGACGTGCCGGCCGACCCGGACCAGGAATGGCCGCCGCAGCCCCCGCGCGGCACCCTGGAGGTCCGGCGCGACGACATCCACTGGGCGCGCGAATACCTCGTCCCGTGGATCGGACGACGGCTGCGCGGCGAGTCCTCCGGGGACCACGTCGAGCCGAAGCGGCCGGACCTGCTGCCGCTCTGA
- a CDS encoding STM4011 family radical SAM protein translates to MDLTILYRGPLASCDYDCPYCPFAKRRDSREQLRADRAALERFTAWVAEQTGDRISVLFTPWGEGLVRSWYRRAIVELAGLPQVRRVAIQTNLGGRTRWLAEAPAAARERIALWCTYHPGQTPYERFLARCAELRDLGVRHSVGVVGLEAHLGEARRLRAALADEVYLWVNAAEGHTYTDEEAGRWTAIDPLFPYSRHPHRSAGLPCRTGESVISVDGNGTVRRCHFVRAELGNLYDGSYRRALGPRACPLAVCDCHIGYVHLETLPLYDVFAGGVLERVPAALPLSPAAAAGG, encoded by the coding sequence GTGGACCTGACGATTCTCTACCGGGGCCCGCTCGCCTCGTGCGACTACGACTGCCCGTACTGCCCGTTCGCCAAGCGGCGCGACAGCCGGGAGCAGTTGCGGGCCGACCGGGCGGCGCTGGAGCGGTTCACGGCGTGGGTGGCGGAGCAGACCGGGGACCGGATCTCGGTGCTGTTCACGCCGTGGGGCGAGGGGCTGGTGCGCTCCTGGTACCGCCGGGCGATCGTGGAGCTGGCCGGGCTGCCGCAGGTGCGCCGGGTCGCGATCCAGACGAACCTCGGCGGGCGGACACGGTGGCTGGCCGAGGCGCCCGCGGCGGCCCGTGAGCGGATCGCGCTGTGGTGCACGTACCACCCGGGGCAGACACCGTACGAGCGTTTCCTCGCCCGGTGCGCGGAGCTGCGGGACCTCGGGGTGCGCCACAGCGTCGGGGTGGTGGGGCTGGAGGCCCATCTCGGTGAGGCGCGGCGGCTGCGCGCGGCCCTGGCGGACGAGGTCTATCTCTGGGTGAACGCCGCCGAGGGACACACCTACACGGACGAGGAGGCCGGCCGGTGGACGGCGATCGACCCGCTGTTCCCGTACAGCCGTCATCCGCACCGCTCGGCGGGGCTGCCCTGCCGGACCGGTGAGTCGGTGATCTCGGTGGACGGGAACGGGACGGTGCGCCGCTGCCACTTCGTCCGGGCCGAGCTGGGCAATCTGTACGACGGCAGCTACCGCCGGGCGCTGGGGCCGAGGGCCTGCCCGCTCGCCGTCTGCGACTGCCACATCGGCTATGTGCATCTGGAGACGCTGCCGCTGTACGACGTCTTCGCGGGCGGGGTGCTGGAGCGCGTACCGGCCGCGCTGCCGCTGTCCCCGGCCGCCGCGGCGGGCGGCTGA